The following coding sequences lie in one Clarias gariepinus isolate MV-2021 ecotype Netherlands chromosome 27, CGAR_prim_01v2, whole genome shotgun sequence genomic window:
- the LOC128514854 gene encoding uncharacterized protein LOC128514854, producing MITLFVALYSLLCLCTTGKTSAIKELQVKILKHGENVTMECKITGDKKKDNLVWYKQIFGQVPQFMAKTYSGSLGYTFAEGFEDSRFNITLNDQKFDLSINEIREDDGGEYFCGELEGTVLKFTSGTRLQFEGEEMKPCPTPGTLNKNTHSVTHQGSNSRDGEGASSNNHQTPTNQADDEDVLNYAAVSFAKKPSSSRTSRDTSHQDVYAQVKIK from the exons atgatcacactctttgtggctctttactctctgctttgtctctgcacaactg gaaaaacttcTGCCATCAAGGAGCTTCAggtgaaaatattaaaacatggtGAAAATGTAACTATGGAGTGTAAAATTACTGGGGACAAAAAGAAGGATAATTTAGTTTGGTACAAACAGATATTTGGACAAGTGCCTCAGTTTATGGCAAAAACGTACAGTGGCTCTCTGGGCTACACTTTTGCTGAAGGATTTGAAGATAGTCGCTTCAATATTACTTTAAATGATCAAAAGTTTGATCTCAGCATTAATGAAATAAGAGAGGATGATGGAggagaatatttctgtggaGAATTGGAGGGGACTGTACTAAagttcacatctggaacacgtctgcagtttgaag gtgaagagatgaaaccctgtcctacacctggaacacttaacaagaacacacactctgttacacaccagggttcaaacagcagagatggagaag GTGCTTCATCAAACAACCATCAAACTCCCACCAATCAG GCTGATGATGAAGATGTCTTGAACTATGCAGCTGTAAGTTTTGCTAAGAAACCTTCATCCTCCAGAACATCCAGAGACACGAGCCATCAAGACGTTTATgcacaagttaaaataaaataa